Genomic segment of Arachnia propionica:
ACCGGTGACCAGGGAAGTTCCCACCCCGAACCCGTCGACGGGGGCGCCGCGCAGGGCGGCGATCTGCCATTCGTCGAGGTCGGAGGTGACGGTGATCCGGGTGCTCGTGGCACCCAGGTCGTCGAGGAGGTCACGGGCCTGGCGGGCCATCATCGGAAGGTCGCCGGAATCGAGCCGGATGGCCCCCAACCGACCCTCGGTCAGCTCCACTCCCTTGCGGATGGCGGCCTCGACGTCGTAGGTGTCCACCAGCAGCGTCGTCTCCACCCCCAGCGCGTCGAGTTGCGCCCGGAAGGCGTCCTCCTCGGAATCGTGGAGGAGGGTGAAGGAATGCGCGGCGGTGCCCATGGTCGGGATTCCGTAGGCGCGGCCGGCCTCCAGGTTCGAGGTGGCTGAGAATCCCGCGATGTAGGCGGCGCGGGCAGCCCCGACCGCGGCCCATTCGTGGGTTCGGCGCGATCCCATCTCCGCGCAGGGCCTGTCCTCGGCCATGGCGGTCATGCGGGAGGCGGCCGCGGCTATGGCGGAATCGAAATTGTAGATGCTGAGCAACACCGTCTCCAGGACGCAGGCCTCCGCGAAACTGCCCTCCACGGACAGCACCGGCGACCCCGGGAAGTAGGTTTCACCCTCCGGGTAACCCCAGATGTCGCCGTTGAAACGGTAGTCGGCCAGCCACTCCGCCAGGTTGTCGCGGATGATTCCTTGATCCAGCAGGAACTGCAGGGTGGCGGGATCGAAACGGAATTCGTCGATGGCCTCCAAAGCCCGTCCGAGACCCGCGACCACCCCGTAGCGGCGGCCCTCCGGCAGACGACGGGTGAACATGTCGAACAGGGAACGCCTGCCCGCGGTGCCCGCGTCCATGGCGGCCTGAACCATCGTCAACTCGTAGTGGTCGGTCAGCAGTGCTGTCGTCATGGAAAACCAGCGTACTAGGGGGTGGAGGGAGCAGATCCAGCCCGTGGACGGTGCGGATACGCATGGGATGTCCGTATCGTGTGTCGGTACGATGGCATGCATGTGTCCTCGACCTGTTCCACCGCCTCCCCGCGCCGCCGAGGAGCAGCCCGACAGCCAGGTGGCGGTGCTGGAATCTCCGCTGGAAACCCCGGCGGAGGCGTGGGTGACGATCGTCTGGGACGATCCCGTGAACCTGATGGATTACGTCACCCACGTGTTCTGCGAGTACTTCGGTTATCCGAAACCGAAATCGGAGGAGCTGATGCTGAAGGTTCACACGGAGGGACGCGCAGTGGTGTCGGCGGGCAATCGCGAGGCCATGGAACGCGATGTCCTGGCGATGCAGAACTACACCCTCTGGGCCACCATGGAGCAGCAGTGAACGACTTCACCTGGGTTTTCCACGCGGGTGACGGACGTGGCCGGGTGTTGCGTTTCCTTGTGGAACGCTACGCACACGACCTGGAACCGCTGCTTCCCCATGTCGAATCCGACGATCCCCTGGTGAGGCTCGACGCGGAGCTCAGGGCCGAATCGGTCTGTGCCGAGACCATCGCGGAGGAACCCGGGCTCGGGCGTTTCTTCCCGCCCGCCCTTCCCGATGCCGGCGAGGCAGGCCAGTTCCGGCGCCACGCCATCGCAGGCCAGGCCCAGAACCGGCTCGAGGCCGCCCGGAAGGTGCTTGCCGCCCTGGAGGACGACGACCAGGACCGGGTGCTGGTTCCGGGCCGGGACATCGACTCCTGGGTCTCGGTTCTGGCGGCGCTCAGGGCCCAATGGCATGTGGAACTGACCGGCTCCTCGGAACGGCTGGCGGAACCGACGAGGGAGGACGTGGCAAACGACCCCGAAACCGCCGCCATCCTCGACTGGCTTGCGCTGCTGATCGAGGACGCGCTCCACGCCAAATGGCGGGGGGAAGGACGGTGACAGGACGTGAGGCCCCGATCGGGGTCTTCGATTCCGGTTTCGGAGGGCTCACCGTGATGCGCTCCCTCGTGGACCAGCTCCCCAACGAGGATTTCGTCTATCTCGGTGACACTGCCCGGGCCCCCTACGGCCCCCGGTCGATTGCGCAGGTCCGGGAGTTCGCTCTCCAGGGTCTCGACCACCTGGCCGAGCGAGGGGTCAAGGCGCTGGTGATCGCTTGTAACTCCGCCAGTTCTGCGGTGTTGAGGGATGCTCGGGAGCGCTACGATGTGCCGATCCTCGAGGTGATCCTGCCCGCCGCCCGGCGCGCCTTGGCTGCGTCCAACAGCGGTCGGGTCGGGGTGGTGTGCACCGAAGCCACGGCCATGTCCCGTTCCTACGACGATGCATTCGCAGTGGCAGGGGATGTCCAACTCACCACCCAGGCCTGCCCACGGTTCGTGGAATTCGTGGAGGCCGGTATCACCGGGGGCGAGGAACTGCTCGGGGTAGCCCGCGAATACCTGGCTCCCCTCCAGGTCGCGGGAATTGACACTCTGATCCTCGGCTGTACCCACTATCCGCTGCTCACCGGTGTCATCAACTATGTGCTCGGTGACGATGTGGTGCTGGTTTCATCCTCGGACGCCTGTGCCCAGGACACGTACGCACGACTCACCCGCAAGGGCCTGCTGCACGACGTCCCGCGGCACGCCAGCCGCCAGTTCCTGACGACCGGTGACGCTGACTCCTTCCAGGGCATCGGAGAGAGACTGCTCGGGCGTTTCGTCCACGACGTCGAGCAGGTGGAGCTTCGCTGAACTCCGGTAGGTTGGCCCCATGATTCTGCGCATCGATGGCCGCCGAGCCGACCAGCTCCGTGAAGTCCGCATCACCCGCGGGTGGCTCGACCATGCCGAGGGATCCGTGCTCGTGGAGTTTGGGAAGACCCGTGTGCTGGTTGCCGCATCCGTCACAGTGGGGGTTCCCCGCTGGCGACGGGATACCGGCCTCGGCTGGGTGACCGCCGAGTACTCGATGCTGCCCAGAGCCACTCATTCTCGCAGCGACCGCGAGTCGGTGCGGGGCCGGATTGGCGGTCGCACCCACGAGATCTCCCGCCTGGTCGGGCGTTCGCTGCGGGCCGTCGTTGACTATTCGGCACTGGGGGAGAACACCATCGTCCTGGACTGCGACGTGCTGCAGGCCGACGGTGGTACCCGCACCGCGGCCATCACCGGCGCCTACGTCGCTCTTGCGGACGCTGTTGCCCACCTGCGGGAACTGGACGTGCTCAAGGGCGAACCGCTGAAGGACTCCGTTGCTGCGGTGTCCGTCGGATTCGTTGAGGGAGTGCCCCTACTCGACCTGGCCTACGAGGAGGATTCACAGGCCGGGACGGACATGAACATCGTCATGACCGGGTCGGGGGATTTCATCGAGGTGCAGGGAACAGCGGAGAGGAAGCCCTTCAATCGCACCGACCTGAACCAGCTGCTCGACCTCGGTGCCGCCGGGTGCGCGGAACTGACCCGGCTACAACGCGAGGCCTTGGCGTGACAGGCGGTGTCGAGAAGGTGGTGCTGGCCACCAACAACCCCAAAAAACTGGTCGAGTTGCGTCGCGTCATCCGAGACGCGGGACTAGCAGTGGAGGTGTTGGGCCTAGGTGACTTTGACCCCTATCCTGAACCCGCTGAAACCGAGAGGACCTTCGAGGGAAACGCCTTCATCAAAGCCGAAGCTGCGGCCCGTCACACCGGTCTGCCTGCTCTGGCAGACGACTCGGGCCTCGAGGTGGACGAACTCAATTCCATGCCGGGGGTCCGTTCCGCCCGCTGGGCGGGTCCGGAATGCAATGATGCCGCCAACAACGCGCTGCTTTTGGCGCAACTGGCGGGAGTGCCCGCCAAGCGGCGCGGCGCACGGTTCGTATGTGCCCTGGCTCTGGTGCTGCCCGATGGTGGTAGGCAACTTTGGCGTGAGGAAATGCCGGGACGGATCGCCGAGGAGGAACGCGGTGATGGTGGTTTCGGCTACGACCCGCTGTTCCTGCCGGACGGTCGGGCCTGCACATCCGCGGAGCTGACGGCCGCTCAGAAGGACGCCATCAGCCACCGTGGCAAGGCTGTGCGCGCTTTCGTCGCCTGGTTGAAGGAGCAGTGATGGAGATCTACCTGGATCTGCTGCGCCGCGTCATGGCTGACGGAATCGACCGCGGCGACCGCACCGGAACCGGCACCCGCAGCGTCTTCGGCCACCAGATGAGATTCGACCTGACAGAAGGATTTCCGCTGCTGACCACCAAGAGGGTGCACACCCGGTCCGTTTTCGGTGAGCTGTTGTGGTTCCTGCGGGGCGACACCAACATCGCCTGGCTGCACGAGAACCGCATCACCATCTGGGACGAATGGGCCGACGAGAACGGCAACCTCGGGCCCATCTACGGCTACCAGTGGCGTTCCTGGCCCACCCCGGATGGGCGGCACGTGGATCAGCTTGCCGGCGTGATCGAGTCCCTGCGCAGCAACCCGGAGTCCAGGCGGCACGTCGTCTCCGCCTGGAACGTCGCCGATGTGGACGCCATGGCCCTGCCCCCATGCCACGCCCTGTTCCAGTTCTACGTGGCCGACGGCAGGTTGAGCTGCCAGCTCTACCAGCGCTCAGCCGATGTGTTCCTGGGGGTGCCGTTCAACATCGCCTCCTACGCGCTGCTGACCCACCTCGTCGCGCAGGTGACGGGGCTGGATGTGGGGGAGTTCATCCACACCCTCGGTGACGCGCACATCTACCACAACCACTTCGATCAGGTGACCGAACAGCTGACCCGCCAGCCGCGCGCCCTCCCACGGCTCGTGCTGAACCCCGGGGTACGGGAGATCGACCGGTTCGAGCTGCCCGACATCACCGTCGAGAACTACGACCCCCACCCGGCGATAAAAGCGCCCATAGCGGTGTAGAGGGCTCTGTTTCGTGAAACCGGTTGATCCTCGGGGACGGACCGGGAAGGTAGCGGGTCGGAAGGTCTGAGCCCGGCTCGAAACCGCTTCTGGTGGCTGGGAAGCGCCCTGACCACAGGTTTGGGAGACTTCCTGACTGCCCGTGGAACTCCGTCGGGTTTACGGGACATGTCCCTTGGTCAGGGCAGGTGTTTGTACAGTTCCTGCCAGATGCCGGAGCGTTTCTTGATGTGCTGTTCGCGGTAGGCGCGCAGCTTGGAGACATCCTCCGGTTCGTCCTTCAGTGCCGAGGCGACGATGGCTTCCGCCAGCTCCCTGCCGCCCGGGGTGTCGTTGCCGAACCAGGCCGCGTGGACGGCGGCCGCCATGCCGGTGGAGACCGCTTCCGCCGTGGACATGGCGCTGCTCAGGCGTTCCACGCCCTGCCCGGAGGCCTTCCCGGAACGCAGTTCGCGGAACACCTTGACCAGCACCTCGGTGGCGTCGCGGCCCAGACGGGCCGGGATTTCGGCGGCCCGCAGCATCGCATCGGTTTCGCGTTCCACCAGCGCCATCTCCACCTCGAGGTTCTCAATGGCGCCGATGGTCTCGAAGTTGAACCGGCGCTTCAAAGCGGCCGACATCTCGTTGACGCCACGGTCGCGTGTGTTGGCGGTGCCGATCACGTTGAATCCGCGTTTGGCGTACAGGGTCCGGTGGGTCGCGTCCAGTTCGGGAATGGACAAGGTGCGGTCCGAGAGCACCGACAGCATCGAGTCCTGTACCTCGGGGGCGCAGCGGGTGATCTCCTCGAAACGCACCACCTTACCCTCCGACATGCCCCGGTGAACGGGGGCGGGCACGAGGGATTTCAGGGTCGGTCCCTCGGCCAGCAGCATCGCGTAGTTCCAGGAGTATTTGATGGCGTCCTCTGTGGTGGCCGCCGAACCTTGGATGGTCAAGGTGGTGTCCCCGGAGATCGCCGCTGCCAGGAGCTCGCTCAGTAGGGACTTGGCCGTTCCGGGTTCGCCGATCAGCATCAATCCCCGGTTCGTGGCCAGCGACACCACGCAGCGTTCCACCAAGGACCGGCGTCCCACATATTTGCCCGTGATCTCCTTCCCGTCGCCCAGTACGAACTCCACCACCGACTGCGCCGAGAGCTGCCAGCCGGGAGCGACGGGGCGTTTTTGTTTCCTGTCGCGCTGCTTCAGGAGCTCCAACTCGTCGGCGTGACGGAACTCGGCCGGTGGGCGTTGCATGTCGGTCATGTGTTCGACATCTCCTTCAAGGCGGCCAAGATCTCGGAGACGATCTTGGGCGGAACCTGATTCCAGGGGATGCGTTCGAGTCTCTTCGTGTCCATTTCGTTTCCCCAGCCGAGGTTTTTCGGGTCGTGGTGGCCTTTGAGGATATAGGCCGCTTCGATTTCCTGATCGTCCTGGTCCGTCATGGGTCCCATCCACATGCCTGTGTAGCAGATCACCGCTGTGAGGTCGGCTGTTGGGATCGTGAGGGCGTGGATGCAGTAGACGCCTGCGTCGAGGGCTTCGCCTCGTTCCCAGCCGTACTTGTTGAAGGCCCCGATGAGTTTGGTGGCGGGGAATCTTCCTTTGGGCAGGTCGTGGAGTTTCGTGTCGTCGCCCTGGTCGTCGGGGAGGTGGAAGATAGGTCGGTCGAGTTGTTTGAACGGCTGGACGAGTTCGTAGTCGGACAGCACCTCGCCCCAGGCGGCCTTGGTGGCTTCGTCCAGTTCCAGGGGATGAACGATCCCGATGGAGCAGCCATCGGTATCGACGGGTTCGTCGTCCGGGTTGACGAGGCGGCCGTCCTCGTCGGTCCTGGCGGTGGCCGTCAGAGTGTTTTCCGTGTCGTGGAGGCCCCAGATGATTCCGGCCAGGAGCCTTCTCAGGACGGGGTGGGGGGCGATGAAACGGGCGTGGTCCTCCGGGCTCCATCGGCGGTCCTGAACCATGGCTCGTTCGAAGCGTGCCAGTTGAACCTTCGCCAGGGTGGTGACCGCTTTCTTGACGAGGTTGTATTCGGCCTTCGCCGCTTTTGCCTGATCGGGATTATCGCTTTTGTTGGGGGCTGGGAGGGTGCTGAGCACCTTGCCGGTGGGGTGGCCTTCGGCATCCAGGAGGCGTGCGGCCAGTTTGCCATCCGGGGTCACATAGGCCAGGAATCGGCGGGTTCCGTAGTCGAAGACGCGGGTGCCGCGTTCATCGAGACCCCCGTCGGGGATGATGCGGTCCTCCAGCTCGTCGCGGCTGAAGCCACGCTGGGCGGCGATCTCATCCATCGCCTGGCCGGCGCGTTTCTTCAGCCCGGCGAACTTCACCTTCGCCGCGATCCCGGAGATCTGCTGCAGGGCCTCGTCCGATGCGATATTGCGCAGCGCAGTGAGGCCCTTCACGGCCCGCTGGTGCTGGCTGACTCCCGGCCATTCCCGGATCATCGGGGTGAGGATGTTGACGAATTCACTGCCTCCCAGCCAGCCGGCGCCGGTCATCAGCCACGACAGTTTCGCGGGAGCTCCTTCATTCAGCCAAAGTCTCAGCAGGGTGACGGCGAGGTGGTCTCGGTTGGCTGGGTCGGTTCTGTCGTGGATTGCAGCCGTCAAAGGGTGTCGTTCGGTGTCGCTCAAAGCCTGCATGAGTTGGGTCATGTGCGTGGCATCGAGCCGGTATCCGTCGACCAGCACCAAGGGTAGGGCTTCCACGCTGAATGGAAGCTTTTGTGTTTTTGGTAGTTTTGTGGTTTTGATTGCGTCTTGCCACCATGGGGTGTCGGCGGGTAGTGCCGGAATCGTGGTTTCGGTGAGGATATCGTCAATGACGGCTCGGGTGTTGCCTGCGGTTTGTTTGACGACGTTTCGAAGCTGTTCGCGGGGTAGTTCTCGCAGGAAGGGGGCCAGGGCATTGGCTTGGGTGGGGATGAGGTTTGCCGCCAAGGCTTGTGGCATGTGCGAACGTATCCATTCCGCGGCCACGTCGGCTGCTTTCGAATCCAGAGCATTCAGGAACAGTTCCGTCATGCCTGGGCCATGGCCCACCTCGGCGGCGACCTGCAGCATCAATGATGCCGTGTCCCGGGGGCCTCGGCCCAACCAGTCAACCAGCAGGCCAAAGCCCTTTTGGCCGGTGGCAACAATCCATGGAATCACGTCTTCCCAGTCTGTGGTTCCAGCGCCCGTCCTGCGTGCGAAGGCCACCCGCTCCTCCGCTGTCGGGAGCACCAGAGCTGTCAGCGCATGCTTCCAGTCCCTCAGGGAGTTATCAGGGAAGACGTCCATCAGTTCCCGGGCCTCGTCCGGGGACAGCGCATCCAGCCCGGCAGCCATGAATATCGTGGAATCACCAAACGTTATGTCGCCACCTAGGCTGTAGCCGAGCGGCGAGGGAAGAGGCGAGGGAAGAAGTGCCCGGGCCTCGGCGATCTCGTTTTCTGTGCGTGTGCTCAGGACGGCGCGTAGGACCAGAGAGTCTTCAAGGAGGCCCATGCGAAAGTGGTTTACTATCTCGCTGAGTGGGCAGTTCCAATCGGTGTACAGCACGACCTTCAGCCATGTCGGCCAGTCGATCTCGGCTTGAAAGCTCCACTTGTACTTGATTTTCTGATCCGCGTAGTACTCCCTCTTCCTGGCCTCCTCAAGAGCCTCCAAGTGCGATACCCACCACGCGATTCGCTCCCGGCTGGGCATCGTGGTGAACAAGGGTTCGGTGAAACGGAATCTTCTCAGTGAGGAGTAGCCGTTGCTGTATTTTTCTTGGGTGACGATCCGCTTGGCTCGTTCCAGTTCGGCTTCGGGGTCGAATGGTGAATCGTCTATTTGGAGGTTTACTTCGGCGTTGATGTCGTAGGCGCGTTCGAAGGGAGTGATGGCCAGCCCCAGATCATCCGCGTCCAGATCCGAGACTTCGAGGGGAGCGCCGACTGGCTCGGCGACCACTCGCTCCGCGGTTCCGGTTTCATTCTTCTCCCCGGTTCGGGTGGTCTTCGTGGGTTCCAGCTCCTCGGTGGAGGCTGTGGCGTCGTCGGTGTAGCCCTTCTTGATCTTCGCGTCCACCTGCTTCTTCGCGTCGGTGAGGGCCTTGTCCGCGGATTCGTACTGTTTCGTTCTCGTTGTGCCCGTGGTTCCGCTGCGTCCGTAGCGGACCGTCACCTGGTCTTCGGTCACGTCGATGTACCAGAACTTGTCCGAGTTACCTTCTGTCAGGTGCAGGCGTCGTTTCATGTCATGAGAGCCTAGGTCAGGGGACTGACAATTCTTCGTGGTCCCTACCCGCGGGGTCTCTCAGGCCAGGGGGCCACCGAAGGCCGAGATCAGCAGCAGCTTCTCCACCCGGGCCGGGTCCCGGTGATCGAGGAAGGCCTGGGCGTGGTCCGCGATCAGCTGGCTTCCCGCCCTGCGGGCCTGCCGGACGAACTCGCGCCAGTCCTGGTCGCGGAGGTGGATGCGGTCGGCGCCCGCCAGCAGGAGTTCTCCCAGCAGGGAGTCGAGCCCCCGCAGCAGGGCCCCCGGGCTGGTCAGCGGCGCATCCCCGGTCCCGGTTTGCCATTGCACATCCGTTGCGACGGGCTCTGCCACGTGCGGCTGGAGCGGGAGGCCGTCCCCGACCAGCAGCAACGGATCCACCACGACACTCCTGGCGCCCCAGCGCCACCGTCCCGAGACGAACGCATCCTTGGGGAAATCCTTCTCCCAGCTCTGCAGGCGAATCAGGGTGGCGCGCACGCTCCCGTCGCGGCGGGCGGTGTGGTGAAGGACCAGTTGGAACGATTGCCCGTCGGTGTCCCGCAGGTCGGCCACGAGACTGGAAATGCCGGGGTCGAAATGGATGTTCCCGACGCTGGTCACCCGGCAGGCGGCCAGGTCAGTGCCTGCGGAACGATCATCCAGCACGGCGGGCAGTCGTGTCTGCTGGGTGGCCAGCTCAGTGATGGTTTCCACCCGGAACGGAGTCTCCAACTGATCCATCGCGCCTGCGGGAAAACTCACCGCCGACCTGTTGGTGTGGGAGAAATCCCCGTGCCCGAACATCCGGCCACCCAGCGACATCACCTGCCCGCCACCCCAGTTGCCTATGGTGATGCCGGAGACCAGGCCACCCGCGAGCTGCGAGGAGGGCCTGCGTTCCTTGTCGATGATTCGTTTCGTGACTCGCATTGGAGCGCCGCTTCGGGCATCCACCAAATGGGCGATCAACCGGCACTCGTCGTCCAGTTCGACGAACTCGGTGCCCAGACCGATCAACCGGGCCTTCGACACCCGCGTCTGCTGGGCGGGGGAACCCGCGACGAGTCGATCCGGGATCCGTGCCGGTTCCGGATTGGCCAGGGACATCGCCCGCGCCAACAACTCGGCTGACAACTCGACCAGCCGCGACGGGGTGAACTCCTGGCTGCGGGTCTCGTAACGGGCCAGCTCGTCTAGCAACTCGTCCAGGACGTCGGCGACGTGATGCAGCTCGGCCTCGCGGGCCCTGACCGCCAGGCGACGCCAGACCCCGCGCAGGTTCCGGTGCCCGGACTCCGCCCCGACCCTCACCAGTTCACCGACCGCGCCGCGGATCTCGGAAAGCAGGGAGGCGTCCGGTCGCCACGCGTCCCCCGCCACGGACACCAGACCGGTGTCCCCGAACCGCCTGCCCGCCGCGGCAGCGACCGCGACCGCGACGTGAAGACACGGATCGGGGTCGTGGCAGGTGCAGCGCACGTAGTTGAGGTCGGCGCCGGCCAGGAAACGCACCGACACGGGGGTCGGGTGGTGGATCCGCACCACGGAGATTCCCCTGATGCTCCCGACGTGGGCCAGCAGGCCCTGCCCGGCCAGCTGATCAGCCCGCCTCAGGGCGGCGGGGGAGAGCGCGGCCCTCAGATGTTCGCGGGTGATGCTGGCCGGGTTGAAGACGGCCTCCGGTTCCACCTTCCCGGGGGCAGCGGCCCTGGGGGTTTCCTGCCCGGGCAGGTCCGTCGAATCCGGCTCCTCGTCCTCGATGACTCCCGGCTCGGAGCAGGCTGCCTGGTAGTGCAGGATCGCGCGGACGATGTGGCGGCAGTTGTTGGCTGCCAGACAGGAACAGGTCCACTCCGCGAAGGGCCGGTTCGCGTACAGGACGCAGGTGGTTCCGTCGTCCGCGGAGACCGTCACCGTCCCGTCATCGGCCTCGGTGACGGTCAGGGCCGCGGCGCCGAGTTCCTTCCGGGCCCGCCGCAAGGTGCCCCTGTTGGTCAGGTCCTCCAGCACGTCACCGCTCAAACGGAGCAGGTCCGGGCGGCTCACCGGATCACCTCCGCAACCCAGTCGGCCAGCTCGTACGGGGTCATGACCCCCACCCGGGCTCCCCGCGCGGCCAGCCGCCGCCCCAGCTCCTCGTCGAAGGAGGCCGCCCCGTTTGTGGTCAGCGCACCCAGGATCAGCACCTTGCTACCGCCCTGGACCATCCGGGTGACGCACTGGACCAGGTCGTGCACCGAGCCGCCCTCGTACAGGTCCGTGATGAGCACCACCATGGCCCTTCGCGGTTCCGTGATGAGCGATTCGGCGTAGCGCATGGCCTGCGCGATGTCGGTGCCCCCGCCGAGCTGCACCTTCATCAGCGTCTCAACGGGATCGGCGATGTCCGAGGTGAGGTCCACCACCGAGGTGTCGAAAGCGATCAGATGGTTCTTCAGGGTCGGGAGTCCGTGGAAGATGGAGGCCGTGACGGCCGAGTGGATCACGGATTCGGCCATCGAACCCGACTGGTCCACCACGACCATGAACTGCCACTTCTCCGACTGTCTGCGGGTGCGCGAGTAGAAGATCGGCTCCGAGATGACCAGCTGTCGTGTTTCCGTCGAGTAGTTCTTCAGATTGGCGCGGATGGTGCGCTTCGGGTCGAAGTTCGCCGCCACCTTGAAGAAGCTGCGCCGGTTGGGGTCGCGTCGACCCGTCAGCGTGCGCCGGATCCTGGGGCGCATCTTCTCCACCAGCGCCGCGACGACCTTCCGCACGATCTGCCTGGCTGCCTGCAGCACATCGGAACTCATCAGGTGTTTGGTCTGCAGGATCGCCTGCAGCAGCGTCTCGGAGGGCTCCACCCGTTCCAGGAGCTCCTTGTCGGTCACCAACTCGACCATGCCGTAACGCTCCAGTGCGTCCTCCTCGATGGTGCGGACGGTGCGTTTCGGGAACAGGGTGT
This window contains:
- a CDS encoding nicotinate phosphoribosyltransferase; translated protein: MTTALLTDHYELTMVQAAMDAGTAGRRSLFDMFTRRLPEGRRYGVVAGLGRALEAIDEFRFDPATLQFLLDQGIIRDNLAEWLADYRFNGDIWGYPEGETYFPGSPVLSVEGSFAEACVLETVLLSIYNFDSAIAAAASRMTAMAEDRPCAEMGSRRTHEWAAVGAARAAYIAGFSATSNLEAGRAYGIPTMGTAAHSFTLLHDSEEDAFRAQLDALGVETTLLVDTYDVEAAIRKGVELTEGRLGAIRLDSGDLPMMARQARDLLDDLGATSTRITVTSDLDEWQIAALRGAPVDGFGVGTSLVTGSGHPTCGFVYKLVARSESADREAPMTPVGKKSKGKNTLGGRKFAMRRLGESGRAEAEIIGLGAAPVGDGNDRHLLVEIVKDGQLVFPGTLEDARTRHRESLAELPLAALRISRGDPAIETIILDGAGVQTTNPYQAAPRPANL
- the clpS gene encoding ATP-dependent Clp protease adapter ClpS — translated: MCPRPVPPPPRAAEEQPDSQVAVLESPLETPAEAWVTIVWDDPVNLMDYVTHVFCEYFGYPKPKSEELMLKVHTEGRAVVSAGNREAMERDVLAMQNYTLWATMEQQ
- a CDS encoding DUF2017 family protein, which translates into the protein MNDFTWVFHAGDGRGRVLRFLVERYAHDLEPLLPHVESDDPLVRLDAELRAESVCAETIAEEPGLGRFFPPALPDAGEAGQFRRHAIAGQAQNRLEAARKVLAALEDDDQDRVLVPGRDIDSWVSVLAALRAQWHVELTGSSERLAEPTREDVANDPETAAILDWLALLIEDALHAKWRGEGR
- the murI gene encoding glutamate racemase; its protein translation is MAGGRTVTGREAPIGVFDSGFGGLTVMRSLVDQLPNEDFVYLGDTARAPYGPRSIAQVREFALQGLDHLAERGVKALVIACNSASSAVLRDARERYDVPILEVILPAARRALAASNSGRVGVVCTEATAMSRSYDDAFAVAGDVQLTTQACPRFVEFVEAGITGGEELLGVAREYLAPLQVAGIDTLILGCTHYPLLTGVINYVLGDDVVLVSSSDACAQDTYARLTRKGLLHDVPRHASRQFLTTGDADSFQGIGERLLGRFVHDVEQVELR
- the rph gene encoding ribonuclease PH; translation: MILRIDGRRADQLREVRITRGWLDHAEGSVLVEFGKTRVLVAASVTVGVPRWRRDTGLGWVTAEYSMLPRATHSRSDRESVRGRIGGRTHEISRLVGRSLRAVVDYSALGENTIVLDCDVLQADGGTRTAAITGAYVALADAVAHLRELDVLKGEPLKDSVAAVSVGFVEGVPLLDLAYEEDSQAGTDMNIVMTGSGDFIEVQGTAERKPFNRTDLNQLLDLGAAGCAELTRLQREALA
- the rdgB gene encoding RdgB/HAM1 family non-canonical purine NTP pyrophosphatase, producing MTGGVEKVVLATNNPKKLVELRRVIRDAGLAVEVLGLGDFDPYPEPAETERTFEGNAFIKAEAAARHTGLPALADDSGLEVDELNSMPGVRSARWAGPECNDAANNALLLAQLAGVPAKRRGARFVCALALVLPDGGRQLWREEMPGRIAEEERGDGGFGYDPLFLPDGRACTSAELTAAQKDAISHRGKAVRAFVAWLKEQ
- a CDS encoding thymidylate synthase, translating into MEIYLDLLRRVMADGIDRGDRTGTGTRSVFGHQMRFDLTEGFPLLTTKRVHTRSVFGELLWFLRGDTNIAWLHENRITIWDEWADENGNLGPIYGYQWRSWPTPDGRHVDQLAGVIESLRSNPESRRHVVSAWNVADVDAMALPPCHALFQFYVADGRLSCQLYQRSADVFLGVPFNIASYALLTHLVAQVTGLDVGEFIHTLGDAHIYHNHFDQVTEQLTRQPRALPRLVLNPGVREIDRFELPDITVENYDPHPAIKAPIAV
- a CDS encoding ATP-binding protein, giving the protein MTDMQRPPAEFRHADELELLKQRDRKQKRPVAPGWQLSAQSVVEFVLGDGKEITGKYVGRRSLVERCVVSLATNRGLMLIGEPGTAKSLLSELLAAAISGDTTLTIQGSAATTEDAIKYSWNYAMLLAEGPTLKSLVPAPVHRGMSEGKVVRFEEITRCAPEVQDSMLSVLSDRTLSIPELDATHRTLYAKRGFNVIGTANTRDRGVNEMSAALKRRFNFETIGAIENLEVEMALVERETDAMLRAAEIPARLGRDATEVLVKVFRELRSGKASGQGVERLSSAMSTAEAVSTGMAAAVHAAWFGNDTPGGRELAEAIVASALKDEPEDVSKLRAYREQHIKKRSGIWQELYKHLP
- a CDS encoding WGR and DUF4132 domain-containing protein is translated as MKRRLHLTEGNSDKFWYIDVTEDQVTVRYGRSGTTGTTRTKQYESADKALTDAKKQVDAKIKKGYTDDATASTEELEPTKTTRTGEKNETGTAERVVAEPVGAPLEVSDLDADDLGLAITPFERAYDINAEVNLQIDDSPFDPEAELERAKRIVTQEKYSNGYSSLRRFRFTEPLFTTMPSRERIAWWVSHLEALEEARKREYYADQKIKYKWSFQAEIDWPTWLKVVLYTDWNCPLSEIVNHFRMGLLEDSLVLRAVLSTRTENEIAEARALLPSPLPSPLGYSLGGDITFGDSTIFMAAGLDALSPDEARELMDVFPDNSLRDWKHALTALVLPTAEERVAFARRTGAGTTDWEDVIPWIVATGQKGFGLLVDWLGRGPRDTASLMLQVAAEVGHGPGMTELFLNALDSKAADVAAEWIRSHMPQALAANLIPTQANALAPFLRELPREQLRNVVKQTAGNTRAVIDDILTETTIPALPADTPWWQDAIKTTKLPKTQKLPFSVEALPLVLVDGYRLDATHMTQLMQALSDTERHPLTAAIHDRTDPANRDHLAVTLLRLWLNEGAPAKLSWLMTGAGWLGGSEFVNILTPMIREWPGVSQHQRAVKGLTALRNIASDEALQQISGIAAKVKFAGLKKRAGQAMDEIAAQRGFSRDELEDRIIPDGGLDERGTRVFDYGTRRFLAYVTPDGKLAARLLDAEGHPTGKVLSTLPAPNKSDNPDQAKAAKAEYNLVKKAVTTLAKVQLARFERAMVQDRRWSPEDHARFIAPHPVLRRLLAGIIWGLHDTENTLTATARTDEDGRLVNPDDEPVDTDGCSIGIVHPLELDEATKAAWGEVLSDYELVQPFKQLDRPIFHLPDDQGDDTKLHDLPKGRFPATKLIGAFNKYGWERGEALDAGVYCIHALTIPTADLTAVICYTGMWMGPMTDQDDQEIEAAYILKGHHDPKNLGWGNEMDTKRLERIPWNQVPPKIVSEILAALKEMSNT